The proteins below are encoded in one region of Sphingobacterium sp. R2:
- the ychF gene encoding redox-regulated ATPase YchF, translating into MALQCGIVGLPNVGKSTLFNCLSNAKAQAANFPFCTIEPNVGVITVPDARLNKLAELVNPQRVVPNTIEIVDIAGLVKGASKGEGLGNQFLGNIRTTNAIIHVLRCFDDGNVIHVDGSVDPIRDKEIIDTELQLKDLDTVVKRIQKVEKMAKTGGDKDAKRTFDILSIVKDHLEAGKSARTAAIEAEDFEFIQDLALLTAKPVLYVCNVDEGSVNTGNAYVERVKEAVKDEKAEVLIISAQIESEIAQLESYEERKMFLDDLGLEESGVHKLIRAAYSLLNLATYFTAGVQEVRAWTIENGFTAPQAAGVIHTDFEKGFIRAEVIKYDDFVTLGSENAVKEAGKLSVEGKTYIVQDGDIMHFRFNV; encoded by the coding sequence ATGGCTTTACAATGCGGTATCGTAGGTTTACCAAACGTCGGTAAATCAACATTATTTAACTGTTTGTCGAACGCGAAAGCGCAAGCGGCTAACTTTCCATTTTGTACAATTGAACCAAATGTTGGGGTAATTACCGTACCGGATGCCCGTCTCAATAAATTAGCTGAATTAGTCAACCCACAACGTGTTGTTCCAAATACAATCGAGATCGTCGACATCGCAGGTCTTGTAAAAGGCGCTTCGAAAGGTGAAGGCTTAGGCAACCAATTCTTAGGAAATATTCGTACAACCAATGCTATTATTCACGTTTTAAGATGTTTTGACGACGGAAACGTGATCCACGTTGATGGTTCGGTAGACCCCATCAGAGATAAAGAAATCATTGACACCGAGTTACAGCTTAAGGATTTGGACACTGTTGTAAAACGTATCCAAAAGGTTGAGAAAATGGCTAAAACAGGCGGCGACAAAGACGCAAAAAGAACATTTGACATCCTATCGATCGTTAAAGATCATCTTGAGGCAGGCAAATCTGCACGTACGGCAGCGATAGAAGCTGAAGATTTTGAGTTTATTCAGGATTTAGCATTATTGACCGCTAAACCTGTACTTTATGTATGTAATGTAGATGAAGGCTCCGTCAACACAGGAAACGCTTATGTCGAACGTGTTAAGGAAGCTGTAAAAGACGAAAAAGCTGAAGTATTGATTATCTCTGCGCAGATCGAATCCGAAATTGCACAACTGGAAAGCTACGAAGAACGCAAAATGTTCTTAGATGACCTTGGCCTTGAAGAATCTGGCGTACACAAGCTGATCCGCGCCGCATATTCGCTTTTAAATCTGGCCACTTATTTTACTGCTGGTGTACAAGAAGTCCGCGCTTGGACGATTGAGAACGGATTTACAGCCCCTCAGGCTGCAGGTGTCATTCACACAGATTTCGAAAAAGGATTTATCCGCGCTGAAGTAATTAAGTATGACGATTTCGTCACGCTTGGCTCCGAAAATGCAGTAAAAGAAGCTGGAAAATTATCAGTGGAAGGAAAAACATATATTGTCCAAGATGGCGATATCATGCACTTCCGTTTTAACGTATAA
- a CDS encoding Rieske (2Fe-2S) protein: protein MVHWYKIEHADFLKNQGISEHKFGGKIICITWFEDQLYAFSRKCPHAGAPLKNGWCERGKVICPFHRHEFDLISGRGNPDQHDFITVYPVKLEDKEYYVGLKIGFWQRLFT from the coding sequence ATGGTTCATTGGTACAAAATTGAACATGCCGATTTTCTGAAAAATCAGGGCATCAGCGAACATAAATTCGGTGGAAAAATTATTTGTATAACGTGGTTTGAAGACCAACTCTATGCTTTCTCCCGAAAATGCCCTCACGCTGGAGCACCACTGAAAAATGGCTGGTGTGAGCGTGGAAAAGTAATCTGTCCTTTTCACCGCCACGAATTTGATTTAATTTCAGGTAGGGGTAATCCTGACCAGCATGATTTTATTACTGTTTACCCCGTAAAATTAGAAGATAAAGAATATTATGTCGGTTTGAAAATAGGCTTTTGGCAACGCTTATTCACTTAG
- a CDS encoding NAD(P)H-dependent glycerol-3-phosphate dehydrogenase, protein MQGKKIGIIGSGSWATAMIKMLCENDQDKHIFWWVRKEEDAEYIQKFKHNPTYLSSVSVDLNITTIDTDAKNVIANSDIVILNTPAAYLKDALANVTKEDFSDKIVVSAIKGIIPKDNLIIGEFLEQRYSVNIDQICVVGGPCHAEEVALGKLSYLTFGCKNLDSAALVASFLSSRVIKTILSVDVLGIEFGAVLKNIYALAGGICHGLGYGDNFQAVLVSNAIREMRRFVGKVDGDTSRDVNTSAYLGDLLVTAYSQFSRNRTFGNMIGKGYSVQSAQLEMNMVAEGYYASACIQEYAKKYDVELPICDAVHQILYEHLPSSKIIQALSEKLT, encoded by the coding sequence ATGCAGGGGAAAAAGATTGGTATAATTGGTAGCGGAAGCTGGGCTACAGCTATGATCAAGATGCTATGCGAGAATGACCAAGATAAACATATTTTTTGGTGGGTAAGAAAAGAAGAGGATGCAGAATATATCCAGAAGTTTAAGCACAATCCTACGTATTTGAGCAGCGTATCCGTTGACCTTAACATTACTACGATTGATACTGATGCAAAAAATGTGATTGCGAATTCAGATATAGTGATTTTGAATACTCCCGCTGCTTATTTGAAAGATGCTTTAGCAAATGTCACGAAGGAAGATTTCAGTGATAAAATTGTTGTTTCGGCTATCAAAGGGATTATTCCTAAAGATAATTTGATTATCGGTGAGTTTTTGGAGCAGCGCTATTCGGTTAATATAGACCAAATCTGTGTGGTGGGAGGTCCCTGCCATGCCGAGGAGGTGGCGTTAGGTAAATTGTCTTATTTAACTTTCGGATGCAAAAATCTAGATAGTGCGGCTTTGGTCGCTTCGTTTTTATCCTCACGTGTTATCAAAACCATTTTGTCTGTCGATGTACTTGGAATAGAGTTTGGGGCAGTACTAAAGAATATTTATGCTCTAGCTGGCGGCATTTGTCATGGATTAGGTTATGGAGATAATTTTCAGGCTGTATTGGTGTCCAATGCGATTCGGGAAATGCGACGATTTGTGGGCAAAGTGGATGGAGATACCTCTCGTGATGTAAATACGTCGGCCTATTTGGGAGATCTTTTAGTAACAGCTTATTCTCAGTTCAGCAGAAATAGGACTTTTGGAAACATGATCGGAAAAGGGTATAGCGTACAGTCGGCGCAGTTAGAAATGAATATGGTAGCTGAAGGGTACTATGCTTCTGCTTGTATTCAGGAATACGCTAAAAAATATGATGTTGAATTGCCTATATGTGATGCTGTACATCAAATTTTATATGAGCATCTTCCTTCGTCTAAAATTATTCAAGCTTTGAGCGAAAAATTAACATAA
- the hemF gene encoding oxygen-dependent coproporphyrinogen oxidase has product MIKKEAIALAYKEIQDEICRALEKLDGSASFEEELWEREGGGGGRTRIIQNGRILEKGGVNFSAVYGKLPETLKKSFGVDEDDFFATGVSIVIHPNNPLVPIIHMNIRYFELNDQIRWFGGGIDLTPHYVDETDARYFHQQLKAVCDKHDSTFYGKFKKWADDYFYIRHRQETRGVGGVFYDKLNSENTGLSMDEIFAFSCDLGRTFAPTYTTLVERSRHKTFTEQQKNWQLIRRGRYVEFNLVWDSGTKFGLETNGRIESILMSLPAQANWAYDYHPEAGSEEAKTLSLLRKGINWI; this is encoded by the coding sequence ATGATAAAAAAAGAAGCAATTGCTTTAGCTTATAAAGAAATTCAGGATGAAATATGCCGGGCGCTGGAAAAATTAGATGGTTCGGCGAGTTTTGAAGAGGAATTGTGGGAGAGAGAAGGTGGCGGGGGCGGTCGTACCAGAATTATTCAAAATGGTCGTATCTTAGAAAAAGGCGGAGTTAATTTTTCTGCTGTCTATGGGAAGTTGCCTGAAACGCTTAAAAAATCGTTCGGAGTAGATGAAGATGATTTTTTTGCTACAGGTGTTTCGATTGTGATTCATCCCAATAACCCTCTGGTGCCGATTATACACATGAATATTCGCTATTTTGAGTTAAACGATCAGATTCGCTGGTTCGGTGGAGGAATAGACCTGACACCGCACTATGTTGATGAGACTGATGCCCGTTATTTCCATCAACAACTAAAGGCGGTATGCGATAAGCACGATAGCACTTTTTACGGTAAATTTAAGAAATGGGCCGACGACTATTTCTATATTCGTCATCGGCAAGAAACGCGCGGTGTGGGAGGTGTATTCTATGACAAGTTAAATAGTGAAAATACAGGGCTTAGTATGGATGAGATTTTTGCTTTTTCATGCGATCTAGGCCGCACTTTTGCTCCAACGTACACAACACTAGTAGAAAGGAGCCGGCATAAAACTTTTACCGAACAGCAAAAAAATTGGCAGCTTATACGTCGCGGTCGTTATGTAGAATTTAATCTTGTTTGGGACTCGGGTACCAAATTTGGGTTAGAAACGAATGGACGTATAGAGTCGATATTGATGAGTTTACCAGCCCAAGCCAATTGGGCATATGATTATCATCCTGAAGCCGGCTCTGAAGAAGCCAAGACCCTATCTTTATTACGAAAAGGTATTAACTGGATTTAA
- a CDS encoding M16 family metallopeptidase, which yields MVSYQKFILENGLRVLVHEDHNTAMACVNILYDVGARDESPEQTGFAHLFEHLMFGGSINIPNFDTELQKVGGENNAFTSNDITNYYITLPSSNLETALWLESDRMLSLAFSAQSLEVQRNVVIEEFKQRYLNQPYGDAWLKLRPLAYQVHPYRWATIGKELSHIEEATMEDVKAFFKLHYNPQNAIMVVSGDVHFEEVKFLTQKWFGDIEPGVKYDRQLPKEPEQKAMRRETVWAEVPLDALYMAFHGPSRLEEGYFAMDLLSDILSRGSSSRLYRRLVKEGKFFSEINAYVMGSIDSNLFIIEGKPTAGISLEEAEQAVWSELDIIKSELVPMKELEKVKNKIESTNVFAELSILDKAMNLAYHELLGDADGINTEVSKYLLVSAEEVQRQAQAIFRLENASILMYKSKMEEAIHVG from the coding sequence ATGGTTTCTTATCAAAAATTTATATTAGAAAACGGGCTCCGTGTTTTGGTTCACGAGGACCACAATACGGCTATGGCTTGTGTCAACATTTTATACGATGTGGGTGCACGGGATGAGTCGCCGGAGCAAACCGGATTCGCCCATTTATTTGAGCACCTAATGTTTGGTGGCAGTATCAATATTCCTAATTTTGATACTGAATTGCAAAAAGTCGGAGGAGAGAATAATGCTTTCACAAGCAACGATATCACCAATTATTACATCACATTGCCGTCCTCAAATCTCGAGACAGCGTTGTGGTTAGAGTCGGACCGGATGTTGAGTTTGGCTTTTTCAGCACAGAGTCTCGAAGTACAGCGGAATGTAGTGATCGAAGAGTTTAAGCAGCGTTACTTGAATCAACCTTATGGGGATGCATGGCTTAAGTTGCGCCCCTTAGCTTATCAGGTACATCCGTATCGATGGGCAACGATCGGCAAGGAGTTGAGTCATATCGAGGAAGCTACAATGGAAGATGTGAAAGCCTTTTTCAAATTACATTATAATCCGCAGAATGCAATAATGGTTGTTTCAGGTGATGTACATTTTGAAGAAGTTAAGTTTTTAACCCAAAAATGGTTTGGTGATATTGAACCTGGTGTAAAATATGATCGTCAATTGCCGAAAGAACCAGAACAGAAAGCAATGCGGCGTGAAACTGTTTGGGCGGAGGTGCCTTTGGATGCACTTTACATGGCATTTCATGGGCCGTCACGATTGGAAGAAGGTTATTTTGCCATGGATCTTTTATCAGATATTTTATCCCGAGGTTCTTCTTCACGTTTGTATCGACGGTTGGTTAAGGAAGGAAAGTTTTTTAGCGAGATAAACGCTTATGTCATGGGAAGCATAGATAGTAACCTTTTCATTATAGAAGGGAAACCAACTGCGGGCATTTCGCTAGAAGAAGCGGAGCAGGCGGTGTGGTCTGAATTGGACATTATAAAATCCGAATTAGTACCTATGAAGGAGTTGGAAAAGGTGAAAAATAAAATCGAATCGACCAATGTCTTTGCAGAATTATCCATTTTGGATAAAGCGATGAATCTAGCTTATCATGAGTTGCTAGGCGATGCAGATGGTATCAACACTGAGGTCTCCAAATACCTGTTGGTAAGTGCCGAGGAGGTTCAGCGCCAAGCGCAAGCAATTTTTAGACTCGAAAATGCTTCGATATTAATGTATAAATCAAAAATGGAGGAGGCTATACATGTTGGATAG
- a CDS encoding M16 family metallopeptidase, with protein MLDRTQRPVFREIGNISLKEPIKKQFGNGLPVYIFQSPEQELVRIEWIFNNSYLDGEIENPLLNSALSALLKEGTKSMSSAEIADKVDFYGAFLIPEYSFDVTSLSLYTLNRHSQVLLPLVKDILTEASIPQQELDTYLRNNKQKFQVSIQKNDYLARRKFYNLIFGTGNRYGRTPKLEDYDAITRMQLIELYQKQIVPGNCTLIVSGNVSDELLQELEQIFGEEWHGAPSVSLEKPVLIQGSSELSYEEKDSALQSAIRLGCQTISRTHPDYPALQFVNTLLGGFFGSRLMRNIREEKGYTYSIGSAIATLKHTGFMTIVTEVGVDVTQATLAEIEKEINLLKVQVASKDEVNLVKTYMEGSMLGSLESIFSHADKFKSVLLNEMTLTYYSYYMDQIRNMSPEKVYDIANKYLDFNAMVKVVVGKISQEEPVHQAVVN; from the coding sequence ATGTTGGATAGAACGCAAAGACCTGTGTTTCGTGAAATTGGAAACATCAGTTTAAAAGAACCGATAAAGAAACAATTTGGAAATGGTTTGCCAGTCTATATATTTCAGTCGCCTGAACAAGAGTTGGTGCGTATCGAATGGATTTTTAACAATTCCTATCTTGATGGAGAGATAGAGAACCCTTTATTAAATAGCGCTTTAAGTGCTTTGCTTAAAGAGGGTACCAAGTCAATGTCCAGTGCAGAGATTGCGGATAAAGTGGATTTTTATGGCGCATTTCTAATTCCGGAATACTCTTTTGACGTGACTTCACTATCCCTTTATACCTTGAACAGACATAGTCAAGTACTTCTACCTCTTGTAAAAGATATTCTTACGGAGGCATCGATACCACAGCAGGAGCTGGATACCTATTTACGTAACAACAAACAGAAGTTTCAGGTTTCTATTCAGAAAAATGATTATCTGGCTAGGCGTAAATTTTATAACTTGATCTTCGGTACGGGTAATCGCTATGGACGGACACCGAAGCTAGAAGATTATGACGCGATTACTCGCATGCAACTCATCGAATTGTACCAAAAACAAATTGTACCTGGCAATTGCACGCTAATTGTTTCTGGAAACGTTTCCGACGAGCTTTTACAAGAACTTGAGCAGATTTTTGGAGAGGAGTGGCATGGGGCACCTTCGGTTTCCTTAGAGAAACCTGTATTGATCCAAGGTTCCTCCGAATTATCCTATGAGGAGAAAGATAGCGCTTTGCAGTCTGCTATTCGCTTAGGTTGTCAAACCATTTCAAGAACACATCCTGATTATCCTGCTTTACAGTTTGTTAATACCTTGTTAGGAGGCTTTTTTGGTTCCCGTCTCATGCGTAATATTCGAGAAGAAAAAGGCTACACCTATAGTATTGGTTCAGCCATAGCTACCCTCAAACATACAGGCTTTATGACCATTGTAACCGAAGTTGGGGTGGATGTAACACAAGCGACTTTAGCAGAGATTGAAAAGGAGATCAACTTGTTAAAAGTACAAGTGGCTTCAAAAGACGAGGTAAATCTTGTTAAAACCTATATGGAAGGTTCAATGTTAGGATCATTGGAAAGTATCTTTTCGCATGCTGATAAGTTTAAAAGTGTATTGTTAAATGAGATGACATTAACATATTATTCTTATTATATGGATCAGATTAGAAATATGTCACCTGAAAAGGTGTATGATATTGCCAATAAATATTTGGACTTTAACGCGATGGTGAAAGTTGTTGTTGGCAAAATAAGCCAGGAAGAACCAGTTCATCAAGCGGTTGTAAATTAA
- a CDS encoding 3'-5' exonuclease: MELKLKRPLVFFDLETTGVNVASDRIVEVSFLKVMPSGEETVYTKKVNPEIPIPAESSFFHGIYDEDVKDAPNFKAIAVELASFIADGDLAGYNSNKFDVPMLMEEFLRAGVDFSLEGRAFVDVQNIFHQMEQRTLKAAYKFYCNENLENAHTAEADVRATYEVLKAQLTKYEGVPFEDKHGVVSHPVVNDVEALHAFTNLSKPVDFAGRLVYNADGLETINFGKHKGKPIVEVFEQEPSYYAWMQNGDFPLYTKKVLENIWNRYKKEKNEQKTKAAVAHSAEDKKLAKKEFNKQNEEAPQSISLDMLKGLQDKFKK; the protein is encoded by the coding sequence ATGGAATTAAAATTAAAAAGGCCATTGGTATTTTTCGATTTGGAAACTACAGGCGTTAATGTAGCGTCCGATCGTATTGTTGAAGTGTCATTTCTGAAAGTGATGCCCAGTGGAGAAGAAACAGTCTATACTAAGAAGGTTAATCCGGAAATACCTATTCCGGCGGAATCCTCTTTTTTCCATGGGATCTACGATGAGGATGTAAAGGATGCTCCTAATTTTAAAGCGATAGCAGTCGAACTAGCTTCTTTCATTGCGGATGGAGATTTAGCAGGATATAACTCCAATAAGTTTGATGTGCCAATGTTGATGGAGGAGTTTTTAAGGGCTGGTGTGGATTTTTCATTGGAGGGTAGGGCATTTGTGGATGTTCAAAATATCTTTCATCAAATGGAACAACGGACTTTGAAAGCTGCCTATAAGTTTTATTGCAATGAAAACCTCGAAAATGCACATACTGCTGAAGCGGATGTACGCGCAACTTACGAAGTTTTGAAAGCGCAGCTGACTAAGTATGAAGGTGTACCTTTTGAAGATAAACATGGTGTGGTGTCTCATCCTGTCGTCAACGATGTGGAAGCTTTACATGCATTTACAAATTTAAGTAAGCCAGTGGATTTTGCCGGACGTCTTGTTTACAATGCCGACGGTTTGGAAACGATCAATTTTGGAAAACACAAAGGAAAACCAATTGTAGAGGTATTTGAGCAGGAGCCGAGCTACTACGCTTGGATGCAAAATGGAGATTTTCCATTGTATACCAAAAAAGTGCTAGAAAATATCTGGAATAGGTACAAAAAGGAAAAGAATGAGCAAAAAACTAAAGCTGCTGTAGCTCATTCTGCAGAAGATAAAAAACTTGCGAAAAAAGAGTTCAATAAACAAAATGAAGAGGCGCCACAGAGCATTTCTTTGGATATGTTGAAAGGATTGCAAGATAAATTTAAAAAATAA
- the trxB gene encoding thioredoxin-disulfide reductase codes for MEFKQEVEHIQCLIIGSGPAGYTAAIYAARADMKPVVYTGIVPGGQLTQTTEVDNFPGYPKGITGPVMMEDLREQAERFGTSVRFGYVTKVDFTGELHRVEIDGTVQVTADTVIIATGATAKWLGLESEQKYNGFGVSACAVCDGFFFKNQEVAIVGAGDTAAEEATYLAKLCSKVHMLVRRDEFRASKAMVHRVMNTPNIEVHYNSEAKEVLGDGQVVTGIRVINNKDQSEKDLEVTGFFVAIGHKPNTELFTGVLDMDETGYLITKPDSTATNIPGVFACGDVQDNVFRQAITAAGTGCMAALEAERYLAAKESGE; via the coding sequence ATGGAATTCAAACAAGAAGTTGAGCATATACAGTGTTTGATTATTGGTTCGGGGCCAGCAGGCTATACGGCAGCAATTTATGCAGCACGTGCGGATATGAAACCAGTAGTTTATACCGGTATTGTTCCGGGGGGACAATTGACACAAACCACTGAAGTGGACAATTTTCCAGGTTATCCAAAAGGTATTACGGGCCCCGTGATGATGGAAGATCTGCGTGAACAAGCGGAGCGCTTTGGTACTTCAGTTCGTTTTGGATATGTGACTAAAGTGGATTTTACAGGGGAGTTACACCGTGTTGAGATCGATGGAACTGTACAAGTTACCGCAGATACAGTCATTATCGCAACAGGAGCAACCGCAAAATGGTTAGGTCTGGAATCTGAACAAAAATATAATGGCTTTGGAGTTTCTGCATGTGCTGTTTGCGATGGATTCTTCTTTAAAAACCAAGAGGTTGCAATTGTAGGTGCTGGGGATACAGCGGCAGAAGAAGCAACATATCTTGCAAAATTATGCTCAAAAGTACATATGTTGGTGCGCCGTGACGAGTTTCGTGCTTCTAAAGCAATGGTACATCGTGTTATGAACACGCCAAATATTGAAGTTCACTACAACTCTGAAGCAAAAGAAGTTTTGGGAGATGGTCAAGTGGTGACCGGAATACGTGTTATTAACAACAAGGACCAGTCTGAAAAAGATCTCGAAGTAACAGGTTTCTTTGTCGCTATTGGACATAAGCCTAATACCGAGCTTTTCACAGGTGTATTGGATATGGATGAAACAGGCTATTTGATCACCAAACCCGATAGTACAGCTACCAATATACCAGGAGTGTTTGCTTGTGGAGACGTTCAGGATAATGTCTTCCGTCAGGCGATCACCGCTGCGGGTACAGGTTGTATGGCAGCTTTGGAAGCTGAAAGATATTTAGCGGCTAAAGAAAGCGGCGAATAA
- the rnhA gene encoding ribonuclease HI — protein sequence MIELYTDGASSGNPGPGGYGTILRTIYTGDNETFKGKLIEKEFSGGYRKTTNNRMELMAVIVGLEALKNLHQQVTVYSDSKYVIDAIDKKWVYGWIQKGFAGKKNKDLWLRLMSAYKLHNVRLVWVKGHAGHPLNERCDRLAVAAAKDKVNWKIDSVFEMEEGK from the coding sequence ATGATCGAATTATATACAGATGGTGCTTCAAGCGGGAATCCAGGCCCAGGAGGTTACGGAACTATTTTAAGAACTATTTATACGGGCGATAATGAAACCTTTAAAGGCAAACTTATCGAAAAGGAGTTTTCGGGCGGTTACCGTAAAACGACCAACAACAGAATGGAGCTAATGGCGGTTATCGTTGGCCTCGAGGCCTTAAAAAACTTGCATCAGCAAGTTACAGTGTATTCTGACTCCAAATATGTTATTGATGCCATTGATAAAAAGTGGGTATATGGCTGGATCCAAAAAGGTTTCGCTGGGAAAAAAAATAAGGATCTCTGGTTGCGGTTAATGAGCGCCTATAAATTGCACAACGTACGACTTGTATGGGTAAAAGGTCACGCTGGGCATCCGTTAAATGAGCGTTGCGATCGTTTGGCTGTTGCTGCAGCCAAGGACAAAGTGAACTGGAAAATTGACAGTGTCTTTGAAATGGAGGAAGGTAAATAA
- a CDS encoding alpha-L-fucosidase, producing the protein MNYRKISLFILLASACLNVSAQDNVSTQKMDWFEDAKLGIFIHWGIYSVDGISESWSFFNNYINHDNYIKQLNGFTAKGYKPKEWAKLIKDAGAKYTVITTKHHDGISMWNTKADKAITTLQDAAAKQDVITPFVKAIQEEGLHTGLYYSLPDWSHPYYDVFTRNRKRYELKGEPIRWNNYVKYYQQQLSELSEQFKPDLIWFDGDWEHTAEEWKSQETLNLLRKYNPNIIINSRLNHHGDYETPEQGIPVTRPDSKFWELCYTMNDSWGYQPFDKKYKSSNMIIRTLVDCISMGGNLLLDIGPKADGTIPEEQLEILKQLGRWTRKHADAIYGTRAGIPFANYSGKSALSKDRKTLYLYVYEKKPELLLKGLVNYTAIKTVSVVGDIASKVNLKSADGVVQLDLTKVNFDQDVTVLELNFAEALRWESPRDTKVTLKSVLDNPVADRALVQIASTLHLGNNIFNNSGLTVDGMDTKLGSNSEINSTVLNWIKDHAEALYETGEGLPEGHYEGLSTLSKDRQTLYLFVEGKPTGPIALKGIKNGVARVRLVGEGSMINHEVFNKLYWSTIPGIIYIEAPAERLDKNMTVIAILLDAPIELYREKVGAIESNL; encoded by the coding sequence ATGAACTATCGAAAGATTTCTCTTTTTATTCTTTTAGCGTCTGCGTGCCTAAACGTTTCAGCTCAGGACAATGTATCCACGCAAAAAATGGATTGGTTTGAAGATGCCAAATTGGGTATTTTTATTCACTGGGGTATTTATTCTGTAGATGGGATCTCAGAATCTTGGTCATTCTTCAATAATTATATTAACCATGACAATTATATCAAACAGCTTAATGGGTTTACAGCAAAGGGTTATAAACCCAAGGAATGGGCCAAATTGATTAAAGATGCTGGTGCGAAATACACGGTGATTACGACCAAACACCATGACGGAATCTCGATGTGGAATACGAAGGCTGATAAAGCGATCACTACATTACAAGACGCGGCTGCAAAACAGGATGTAATTACACCGTTTGTGAAAGCAATACAAGAAGAGGGCTTGCACACTGGACTGTATTATTCGTTACCCGATTGGAGCCACCCATATTATGATGTTTTTACGCGCAATAGAAAGCGTTATGAATTGAAAGGAGAGCCTATCCGTTGGAATAACTACGTCAAATACTACCAACAGCAACTAAGCGAATTATCTGAACAATTTAAACCGGATTTAATTTGGTTTGACGGAGACTGGGAACATACGGCAGAAGAATGGAAATCGCAAGAGACTCTGAATCTTTTGCGAAAATATAATCCGAATATTATTATAAACTCGCGATTGAACCATCATGGCGATTACGAAACTCCTGAGCAGGGGATTCCGGTAACGCGTCCAGATAGTAAGTTTTGGGAACTTTGCTATACTATGAATGATTCCTGGGGATATCAACCCTTTGATAAGAAATACAAATCATCCAATATGATTATTCGGACATTGGTAGACTGCATTTCCATGGGAGGAAATCTTTTATTGGATATTGGTCCGAAGGCTGACGGAACTATTCCTGAGGAGCAATTAGAGATTTTAAAGCAGCTTGGACGATGGACACGTAAACATGCCGACGCAATCTACGGTACAAGGGCTGGTATTCCATTTGCAAACTACAGTGGGAAGTCTGCTTTATCGAAAGACAGAAAAACACTTTATCTATATGTTTACGAAAAGAAACCAGAGCTTTTGCTCAAAGGGCTGGTCAATTATACAGCCATCAAAACTGTTTCAGTTGTTGGAGATATAGCCTCGAAAGTGAACCTTAAATCAGCGGATGGAGTTGTTCAGCTAGATTTGACCAAGGTGAATTTCGATCAGGATGTTACCGTACTCGAGTTGAATTTTGCCGAGGCGCTTCGTTGGGAGTCACCGAGAGATACCAAAGTTACATTGAAATCTGTGTTGGATAACCCAGTTGCCGATAGAGCCTTGGTTCAGATTGCCTCAACACTGCACCTAGGTAACAATATTTTTAATAATTCAGGATTGACTGTGGATGGTATGGATACCAAACTAGGGAGTAACAGTGAGATCAATTCAACGGTACTGAATTGGATTAAAGATCATGCCGAAGCACTTTACGAAACTGGAGAAGGATTGCCTGAGGGACATTACGAAGGGCTCAGTACGCTTTCCAAAGATCGTCAGACCCTATATCTTTTTGTCGAGGGGAAACCAACAGGCCCAATTGCGCTAAAAGGTATCAAGAATGGCGTAGCGAGAGTACGTTTAGTTGGCGAAGGATCAATGATCAACCATGAAGTCTTTAATAAGCTATACTGGAGTACTATTCCCGGGATTATCTATATCGAAGCCCCTGCAGAACGATTAGATAAAAACATGACGGTTATTGCCATATTATTGGATGCCCCTATAGAACTCTATCGGGAGAAAGTCGGTGCTATTGAGAGTAACCTTTAA